DNA from Myxococcaceae bacterium JPH2:
GTGAGCAGCACGGTGGTGAGTCGATACTGCCGCTGGCCGCGACGCGCCAAGGCGGCGCCGCGAAAAGCGTGGCGACGGATGCTCGACATAAGTGGGGGCCTCCAGGGATTGATGGAAGGGTGCCTCAGGCCGGCTGCGCAATGAAAGCCCTGCGCGGCCATATCGCCACATGGCTGGATTTGTTGCTCAGACCGCAACGATGTTCAAACGGGGGCCGGGCAAAACAGCCAGAAATCGCCCGCCAATCCGTACAGGTCCTGAAGTGCCATTTTTTTGCAGCCATTTCTGTCGAGTTCAGGCACGCGAGCGTCGACCCGAGGAGGCGAAGCTCGCGGAATCTCACTGATGCGAGACGAGGCTCACGTCACCGACTGCAGAGTGTCCCCGCCGTCATGTTTCCGATGCAGCCACCGAAGTATTGATTGGGCGTGGTGGTCAAGTAGCCGCAGTTCTTCCAGTTGCAGGCATTGCCTTCGGCGTCGCCCCCGACAGATGTGCAGACACGCATGGGTGAGTTCGCCCCGCAGTCCGTTCCGGTGGTGGGAGACGCGGAGCATGCGTAGGCGTTGCCGCTGTAGCGCAGGTTGTCCTGGGTCCAGTAGTTGTGCGTGGGGGCTGTGATTCCAGGGCGGTTGGTCCATTGGCTCGCGGTGCTCGCCGTCCAGCCTGAGGCGCAGAGGGTGTTGCGATTGTCCCAGGTCACCGTGCCCGCGCAGCCCACGAGGTTGTCGCCGAAGACTTGCTCGTTGGTTCCATCGGCGCAGCCAGAGTCGGGAATGCAGAGCGCGCCAGCGGTGGTGCTTCCAGCACAGCCGCCGAAGTATTGATTCGGCGGCGGAAGGGAATTGAAGCCGCAGTTGCCCCAGCTGCAGGTGTTGCCTTCGGGGTCTGCGCCTGCGGCCTTGCAGACGTGCATGGATTGCCCCGTGCGGCAGCTCGTGCCGGTGGTGGTGCTTACGGAGCATGCGGACTCCGTGCCGGAGTACTTGAGGTTGTCCTGTGTCCAGTAGTGGTGCGTGGGAGTCGTGGCGCCTCGCAGATGGACCCACTCCGCGGCCGTCACCAGTCGATATCCCTGGGCGCACAGGAAGGCCCGATTCGCCCAGGTGGCCTTGCCCGCACAGCCGACCATTCCACCGGAGAAGGTCTGCTCGACGGAGCCGTCCGCGCAGCCTTTGGAGATACACAGTGTGCCGGCGGTCGTGTTGCCCACGCAGCCACCGTAGTACCGGTTGGGCGCAGCGGTGCCGTAGCCACAGTTTCTCCAGTTGCAGGTGTTGCCTTCCGGATCGCTCCCGGTAGCAGTGCACACCCGCATGGGGGTGTTCAGGCCGCAGCTCGTGCCGGCCGTCGGCGACACGGTGCATGACGTGGCGTTGCCGCTGTAGCGCAGGTCGTCGTGGGTCCAGTAGTCGTGAGTGGGCGCCGCCCCGTTGGCGCGCGCGTTCCATTCCATCGCAGTCGCTGGCAAGTAGCCCGCGCCACAGAGCGAGGCGCGCTGGTCCCACGTCACCTTGCCCGCGCACCCGACCATGCCGTTGGAGAAGGTCTGCTCGGTGGTGCCATCGGCACACGGACCACTGGCGGCCGTGTTGGACTCTCGCGTGACGTCCTCGGGTTCGGAGGTGAGTGGGACGTTGCATGCGACTGACATCAGCAAGGGGCCCAGCGTGAGCCTCGTCGCCAACGACCTGAACCCAGCGTGGGTCATCAACCGCTCCCCCGTGCGACATCCCGCTTCAGTGCGGGAAGGCGCGGGACTTGCCGTGAGTCGTGTTGGAGCGCCAGCGACGTGAGGGCGGGTGTCAAAGGTTGGATAGGTTCGAGCGCACGCCCTCCTTCACAGGTGTGAGATGCTGGGCGCCCCGATGGTCCTCTCCTGTCCCCAGTGTCAGTCCCCGTTCAAACCGGGGGCCTTGTCCTGTTCCGCGTGTGGCGTGTCGCTGGTGCTGCCCGCCTCGCCCGAGTCCGAGGCGCCTGTCTGTGCCATCCACCCGGAGCTGCGGGGACTGGGGGCGTGCTCGCGCTGTGGCTCCTTCGCGTGTGCCCAGTGTCTGCGCGCGAATCCGTCAGGTGCGGTGTTGTGCGTGCGGTGTCATGAGCGCGTGCCCTCGGGGCTGCTGCCGTGGGACCGCCGCGCCGAGCTGGGGACGCTGAAGGCCTATGGGCAGACGTGCCTGGCCATGCTGATGCGGCCCGTGGCGACGCTCGAGAACGCGCGGCCCACCGGCCCCATCTTGGACTCGCTCCTGTTCATGGTGTTCAGCGTGCTCTTGGGCACGCTCTCCACGGGAGTGGTCATGGTCGCGTTCATGGCGGTCTTGCCGTCAATCCCCTTGGACCCCTCCGTCAACGCGAACGCGGCGCGCAGCGTGTGGACGATCGTCTCGGTGTTCATGCTGGTGGGCGTGCCGCTGTTCACCCTGATGCTTCATGTCGTCAATGCGTGCCTGGACCACTTGATCTTGAAGCTCGCGGGGACGACGCATCCCCTGGCGGTGACGATACGGGCGAGCGCGCTCTCCCAGGCGCCCTACATCGTGGGCGTGATTCCCTTCATTGGCTCGTACTCGGCGCCTGTCTGGGCCATCGGGCTGCGCGTGGTGACGTACCGCAAGTTGCATGGGGTGAGCTGGGGCTCGGCCGCAGTGGGCGCGCTGGCCGTCCCTGTGCTGTCGTGCTGCCTCTGTGGTGGCAGCTATGCGGCCGCGCTGTTCGCGGTGGGGTTCATGGCGAACCGGCACTGAGCCTCGTGTAAGTCAGCGGGGCGGCGCGAGCACCTCGGCCAGCCACTCGAGGACCGCGCCCACGCGGGCGTTGTGGCGCAGGTCCTGGTGCGTGACGGCCCACATCTCACGGACGGGCAGGCCCGGCGCGCGAGGCAGCACGTTCACCAGCCGCGAGTCGCTGCTCGCCAACAGGTCCGAGAGCATGGCGAGCCCATGGCCCGCCGCGCAGGCCGCCATGATCACCATGGTGTTGCTGGCTCGCACGGCGACGCGACCGTGTGGCGCGTGTTGCCGCCGCCAGGTCTCGTGCGGCGTGCCCGCCAGCGTGGCGTCGGGGGTCACCCACTCGTGCTGCGCCAGCGCTCGCACGGAGGTGGGGCGGCCTCGTCGCGCGAAGTACGCCTCGCTGCCATAGACGCCGAAGGAGAGCGGCGTGAGCTTCCGGACGATGAGCGAGGGCTCCCGGGGGCGGACGACGCGCACGGCCACGTCCGCCTCGCGCCGGGAGAGGTCCAGCACCTGGGTGGTCGCGTGCAGCTCCACCTCCAGGTCCGGGTGTCGCGCGCGCAGGGACGTCAGCCGAGGGGCCAGCACGCAGGTCGCGAGGCCATCGCCCGCGGTGAGGCGCACCTGTCCGGCCACGCGCTGGTCCTCGCCCGTCAGCTCGCGCTCGGACGCGAGCACCTCCGCCTCCACGCGCTCGGCGTGCCCGCGGAGCCGCTGGCCGGCCTCGGTGAGCACGAGCCCACTCGGCGTGCGCCGCAGCAGCTTGACCCCGAGCGCGGACTCCAGCGCGGTGAGGCGCCGCCCCATGGTGGTGGCGGCCACGCGCAGCGCTCTCCCGGCCGCCGCGTGGCTGCCGTGTCGGTGCACGGCGAGGAAGTACCGAAGGTCATCCCATTCCAACATGCCGTGCATTCTTGCACGGTGAAGCTGCGGAATCGTTCGTTCTCGCAGGGGCAGGAAGTCGGCAGATTGAGGCCCATGAAAACGTACGAGCTGAACGCCGGAGTGTCGTGGGATGCGTTGACGTTGACCGAGCGGCCCCTGCCGGAGCCGGGCCCTCATGAAGTCCGGCTGCGGATGCGAGCGGTGTCGCTGAACTACCGGGACCTGGCCATCCTCCAGGGCACCTACGGAAACTTCGCGCGCCCGTTGGTGCCTGTCTCGGATGGCGTGGGTGAGGTCGAGGCGGTGGGGGCCCAGGTGCGCCGCTTCAAGCGGGGGGACCGGGTGATTCCCCTGTACGTGCCCGGCTGGCTGCGCGGACGCCCGACGGAGGAAGGGATGCGCCGCAAGCTGGGCGGCCCGCAGGATGGCCTGCTGCGTGAGTACGCCTGCGTCCACGAGGACGAGGCGGTCGCCGCGCCGGCCCACCTGTCGGATGAAGAGGCGGCGACGCTGCCCATCGCGGGCGTGACGGCGTGGCATGCCCTGTTCACCGAAGGCCGCGTGGCTCCCGGAGACGTGGTGGTGGTGCAGGGCACGGGCGGCGTGTCGCTGTATGCCTTGCAGCTCGCGAGGATGGCGGGCGCGAGCGTCGTGGTGACGTCGCGCAGCCCGGAGAAGTTGGAGCGGGCCGTCGCGCTGGGGGCGACGCACGGCGTCCTCACGCGCGGCGCTCCGGACTGGGAGGCCCGTGTGCTGGAGCTCACCGGAGGCCAGGGCGCGGACCACGTGGTGGATGTGGTGGGCGGAGAGAGCGTCGAGCGCTCCATCCGGGCGGCTCGGATGGGCGGCACGGTGTCCCTGGTCGGCTTCCTCGCCAGCAGGGCGGTGCAGTTCGACCTGGCGCTGGCCCTGCGCAAGGTCGTGCGGCTCCAGGCCGTGTCGACTGGGAGTCGCGAGGACCTGGAGGCGCTCGCGCGGGCGCTCGCCGAGCACCGCGTGCACCCCGTGGTGGACCGCGTGTTTCCATTCGCGGAGGTGGTCGCGGCGCTCCGTCACCTGGAGAGCGGGGCGCAGTTTGGCAAGGTGGTCGTTCGCATCCCCTGAAGGGAATGGCACGACAGTGAACCCCGCCCACCCACGCGCGGGACGCAATGGGAGGCGTCCGGTGGCGTAGGCTGGCGGGGAGGACGCGCTCCGCTCATGCCCTTGCATCCCGTTCCTGTTGCTTCGACTCCCGCCCCCGCGCCCGCCGGTCTCAGACTTCCGGCGGTGCTTCGGCCCCACTCCAGCCTGTTCACGTACTACGTGCTCTCGGCGTTGCTCTCGGGGCCGGCGTTGCCCCTGGTCCTGGTGTACCTGTACTTCCGCTTCCACACCCTCCGCTACGAACTCGATGAAGAGGGGCTCACCATGCGGTGGGGCATCCTCTTCCGGCGCGAGGTGTCCCTCACCTACGCGCGCCTCCAAGACATCCACCTGACGAGCAACGTGGTGGAGCGCTGGCTGGGGCTGGGGCGCGTGCAACTCCAGACGGCGAGCGGCAGCTCCGAGGCGGAGGTGACCATCGAGGGGCTGCGCGAGTTCGAGGCGATGCGCGACTTTCTCTATGGACGCATGCGCGGCGCGAAGGAGCATGTGCCCCCCGCCTCGGCGCCCGTGGCGCTGACGGACAGCGCACGCCTCGCGGAGGCGCTGCGCGAGGTGGCCGCCGAGGTGCGGGCCTTGCGCGCGGAACTCGATGCTCGGGCTCGGGGAGGCCGCGATGTCTGAGGCGCCACGCTCCTGGCTCATGCGGACGTTGAAGGTCCCGCCCACGCCGCAGCCTCCGGGCGGCGCGTCGGGCTCGCTGCGCATCTTCCGCGCGGCGCGCCCCTTCTACTTCTACAAATGCTTCCTCTGGGCCGCGCGTCAGCTCGGCGCGCTGGTGGGCCTGTGCGTGGGCTTCATCTTCGTGGAGAGGGTGTTGCCGCGCCTCACGTATGCGCCGGCGGCCTGGGGGCTGCGGCTGGTGGAGGGCGCCGTGTGGGTGGCCTACTTCGCCCAGGTCCCCGTCACCCTCGCGGTGCTGCGGCTCGACTTCGAGCTGCGCTGGTACATGGTGACCGACCGCAGCCTCCGCGTGCGAGAGGGAATCCTGCACCTGCGTGAGAAGACGATGACGTTCGCCAACGTCCAGGAGGTCTCCATCTCGCAAGGGCCGCTCCAGCGCCTGCTCGGCATCGCGGACGTGCGGGTGCGGTCCGCGGGCGGCGGTTCCCGAGGCCCCTCGCACGAAGCCGGGGCCACCACGGAGAGCGCGCACGAGGCCTACTTCCGAGGTGTCTCCGACGCGGCCGCCATTCGCGATGTCATCCGCGACCGGGTGCGCCAATACCGAGACACGGGACTCGGAGACCTCGATGCCCCGGCGCCCGTCGCGCTCGCGCCGCGGGTGGAAGCGGTCGCCAGCCCACTGGAGGCCGCCCACGCGCTGCTGACCGAGGTGCGAGGGCTCCGCCAATCCCTCACACCGCCCCGAGGCTGAGCGTCGGCGCGAGGGCGGCTCGTGTCTCCCGCGCGAGAAGTGCGATGCTGGCGGACCTTCCGCCATGATGACCGCCCCGCGCCCCGTCCCGACCGAGTCTCCCGCCGCGCCTGTCTCTCCCTCCGCCGTGAGCGCGCCGCTGCCCGCCGCGCGCCTCATGGCGCACGCCGCCGCGTGGCTCATGCTGCTGGGGTTGCTCACCGGCGGCTATGTGTCCTCCGCCATGACAGGCAAGGTGCCCGCGGACCCGCACATGGCCCTGGCCGCGCACCTCAATGCGCTGATGGGCACCTTCTTCCTGTTGGGCGTGGCATGGACGCTGCCCATGCTGCGCTATGGCGCCCAAGGCCAGCACCGCCTTGCCTGGGCGCTCATCGTGGCCAACTTCTCCAACTGGGCGGTCACGTGTGTGAAGGCGTGGCTCCGCGTGTCTGGAGTCGACCTGCTCGGCCAGCCCGCCAACGACGCCATCTTCCTGGGGCTCACCGTCAGCGTGGTGCTGCCGTCACTCCTCGCGGCGGGTGCGTGGGTGTATGGTTTCCGACGCCCAAATGTTGAGCAGTGAAAAGTTCGGCTTTATCTGATTTTTAAGATATTTCCAGTTCAAGTATGTCCATGGCCCTCTCCAACCCGTTGCCGGAGCTCGGCCCGCGGTGCGAGCCCACGACAGAGGTGCCTCATGGTGACTGTCGAGCTGGATATCTTCTCGGGACGTCCCAATCCCCGCTGGACGCTGTCTCGGAAGGAAGCCAACGCGCTGGCCGAGCGTGTGCGTGCGGACCCGTCGCTGCTGTTGCCGATGGACGCGGACACGGGGGGATTGGGTTATCGCGGCTTCATCCTGACGGTGCAGGACACGCCTGACGCGGAAGGGTGGATGCGCGCGGGGCTGCCGTCTCGGGTGCGGCTGGGTGGGCGCTTCCAGCCGGGGGCCATCGAGAGTTCCGCGTTCCTCCTGCACACGTCCGAGAACTCGCGGCTGGACCTGCGGGACCCGGGCGAGGTGCTGGGCGTGGCCGAGGAGGGCATCACGATGTCGTCGGAGGTGCAGGGCCTCTACACGGCCTGCGCGACGTCCTATTACACCACCGATACGGACTTCACGTTCTGGAACGCGTCGTCCTACCTGACGTACAACAATTGCTACAACTACGCGAGCAACAGCCGCACCAACACCTTCGCGCAGCCGGGGCGCGCGTCGGGCTCGATCTACAGTTCATTGACGTGCGCGAACGTCGGGGCGGCGGCGCAGCGAGATGGTTGGCAGACGGCGTGTCGCGCGGACAACAACCTCAATGTCTGTCTGGTCATCTGGCCGAACACGGACTACCACTGGTATCGGCTGGCCGCGAACGGGCACTGGTGTCACAAGCCGGGGCAGACGGCCGCGCGCAACTACGACAACAGCCTGAAGTTGATCACCAACGTCGAGACGTGCGACCGCGGTGGCTACACGACGTTCTGTGGCTACTACCGCGGCTTCAATCTCACGGTGTCGTGAGGAGGGGACTCGTGGCGCGCGCGCTGTGGGTGGTGCTCTGCGGAGCGGGAATCTGGGGCTGTGCGGCGGGGGGCACGCAGGATGGGCCCGCGCCGGCGCGGTCGGAACGGAGCGAGGTCATGTCGCCAGGGCGCGTGAGCGTGGACATGTTCAGCGGCCGGGAGCCACCCGCCTGGGCGCTGACGGCGGACGAGGCCCAGGCCGCGCGGGAGTTGGTGACGTCGTTGCCGGTGGGGACCCAGCGGATGCCCGACGTGGGGCTGGGGTACCGAGGCTTCGACGTGGCGTGGGCGGATGGCGCGCACGCGAAGGTGTACCGCGACGTGGTGGTGCTCTCGCAGGGCGAGCGCACGGTGCTGTACCAGGACGCGGGGCGGAAGATGGAGCAGTGGCTGCTGTCCGGCGCGAGGTCGCATCTGGCGCCGGAGTTGTTCGTGGCCTTGGAGTCACAGGTTCAGTCGCCGTAGCAACGCAAGCGTTCATCTGCAGGAGGAACCCATGGTTGGAGACTCGTCGAACCGCCGTACGTTCCTGAAGGCGATGGGCCTCACCGCCGCCTCCTCGTTGCTGCCGGTCGGGCTGGGCGCGAGCGTGGCGGGAGCCGCCGCGGTGCCCAGTGGCTTGGGCTCATTGGAGGCGTGGCTCCTGGACACGGGCATCGCCTCGATGGAGGCCGGCGTCTACGTGGCCGCGCGCCAGGAGCTGGGCTCCCTGCTCTCGGCTCGCGGTGAGTCGCTGCCGTACTGAGGTGAGTCTCAAGGCGGGGCACGGAATGTGTCGTGCTACTCGCGCTTCAGGATGACGCCATCGTCTCCGATGGCGTAGCTGGCGCCGACGTCCAGGGCGACCGGTTCGAGCCCGCAGCGCGTGTCCTCCTTCGGGGTGAAGTGGATGAACGTCATCGCTTCGCCCCGCTGGACCCAGGCGTCGAAGCTCTCGATGCGATAGAGGCACTGCGTGACTGCGTCCGCGGACTTCGGAGGCTTGCTTCCGGGAGGGCGAAAGTCATCCATGGCGATGCGGAGTGCAGCCAGGGCAGGGCCCTCGACCGTGAGCGCCGGCTCAGGCGACCATTGCGGGAACTCGATTCTCGCTGTGACTTCGGGCGGAGCTATGGGAGCCGCTCGATGGAAGTGACCGCAACCCGATGCGAGCCAGATGCCTGCGAGAGAGACCAGGGATGTGCGCCTCGCCATGGAGACCTCTCTACTCGCCCAGCAAGTCATTCGTGACACGCCGGAGTTGGATGAACTTCCCATCTCGGAGTTGATAGACGGTTCGTTCTTGGAAGTCGTA
Protein-coding regions in this window:
- a CDS encoding LysR family transcriptional regulator; protein product: MLEWDDLRYFLAVHRHGSHAAAGRALRVAATTMGRRLTALESALGVKLLRRTPSGLVLTEAGQRLRGHAERVEAEVLASERELTGEDQRVAGQVRLTAGDGLATCVLAPRLTSLRARHPDLEVELHATTQVLDLSRREADVAVRVVRPREPSLIVRKLTPLSFGVYGSEAYFARRGRPTSVRALAQHEWVTPDATLAGTPHETWRRQHAPHGRVAVRASNTMVIMAACAAGHGLAMLSDLLASSDSRLVNVLPRAPGLPVREMWAVTHQDLRHNARVGAVLEWLAEVLAPPR
- a CDS encoding YIP1 family protein, which encodes MVLSCPQCQSPFKPGALSCSACGVSLVLPASPESEAPVCAIHPELRGLGACSRCGSFACAQCLRANPSGAVLCVRCHERVPSGLLPWDRRAELGTLKAYGQTCLAMLMRPVATLENARPTGPILDSLLFMVFSVLLGTLSTGVVMVAFMAVLPSIPLDPSVNANAARSVWTIVSVFMLVGVPLFTLMLHVVNACLDHLILKLAGTTHPLAVTIRASALSQAPYIVGVIPFIGSYSAPVWAIGLRVVTYRKLHGVSWGSAAVGALAVPVLSCCLCGGSYAAALFAVGFMANRH
- a CDS encoding PH domain-containing protein, yielding MSEAPRSWLMRTLKVPPTPQPPGGASGSLRIFRAARPFYFYKCFLWAARQLGALVGLCVGFIFVERVLPRLTYAPAAWGLRLVEGAVWVAYFAQVPVTLAVLRLDFELRWYMVTDRSLRVREGILHLREKTMTFANVQEVSISQGPLQRLLGIADVRVRSAGGGSRGPSHEAGATTESAHEAYFRGVSDAAAIRDVIRDRVRQYRDTGLGDLDAPAPVALAPRVEAVASPLEAAHALLTEVRGLRQSLTPPRG
- a CDS encoding PH domain-containing protein, translating into MPLHPVPVASTPAPAPAGLRLPAVLRPHSSLFTYYVLSALLSGPALPLVLVYLYFRFHTLRYELDEEGLTMRWGILFRREVSLTYARLQDIHLTSNVVERWLGLGRVQLQTASGSSEAEVTIEGLREFEAMRDFLYGRMRGAKEHVPPASAPVALTDSARLAEALREVAAEVRALRAELDARARGGRDV
- a CDS encoding NAD(P)-dependent alcohol dehydrogenase; this encodes MKTYELNAGVSWDALTLTERPLPEPGPHEVRLRMRAVSLNYRDLAILQGTYGNFARPLVPVSDGVGEVEAVGAQVRRFKRGDRVIPLYVPGWLRGRPTEEGMRRKLGGPQDGLLREYACVHEDEAVAAPAHLSDEEAATLPIAGVTAWHALFTEGRVAPGDVVVVQGTGGVSLYALQLARMAGASVVVTSRSPEKLERAVALGATHGVLTRGAPDWEARVLELTGGQGADHVVDVVGGESVERSIRAARMGGTVSLVGFLASRAVQFDLALALRKVVRLQAVSTGSREDLEALARALAEHRVHPVVDRVFPFAEVVAALRHLESGAQFGKVVVRIP